The following is a genomic window from Bacteroidia bacterium.
TGTCCATTCCTGGGTATAATAGATGATTTGTTCTTTCGTAAGGGTTTGGGCTTTGAAACTTCCCATAGCCATCCACAGGATGGCGAAAAAGAGTAGTGCAGTTTTTGTATTCATAGCGTTTAGAAAATAGAGGTTTAGTAAATAAAGATTTGGTCCCCGGCCATTACTTCCTGGGTTTTTTCGTCAAACGTAACGCGTTTTCCGGTTCGTAATGCGGCGGTAGTCATAATATTGGCTGTCGAATGGTTAAACCCGGCCTCGACTGGGGCATTGGGCGTTTTTCGGCTGCGCACACATTCCATCCAGTTGCGCATATGCATAGAGGTCATATCATCAACACCTGTGTCGGCACCAGTTTCTGCTTTCGCTGCTTCGGAGAGTGAAAATTTTTCCAGCATATTGGCCTTCATACCCATTGCTTTTGCATATCGCTCCGATAGCCCGCCATTGGGCGTTACTTCGTTGGTGTCGAGGTTAAGCTCTCCGCCATTGGAGTAATAAATCTCTTTGGTCCCACCCGCACTGTTGTGCATGCGGGAAGAATAGACAACCTGAAAACCTTTGCTCATATCGTCAAGCGGACCGTAATCAAACACCGCTGTCATGGTGTCAAAATTGCTGCGACCATCGCGCCACATGTAGATGCCGCCGTTGGCGGCTACGCTGCGGGGATGATTGTATCCGCTAAACCAATGCACCGTGTCGATCTGGTGCGACATCCACTGCCCGGGAATCCCCGAGGAGTAGGGCCAAAATAAGCGGAATTCGCAGTATTTGCGTGGATCCCACTCGGCTTTGGGACGGTTCATCTGATACCGATCCCAATCTGTATCTTCTTTCCTGATCGAACTGGTGAGATCTGGCAGACGCCAGCGGCCCGGCTGATTGACATTCCAGGTCATTTCTACCATGGTGATATCGCCAAACTTTCCACTTTTGATGTAGTCGTATGCTGCCCAATAATTGCGGCCACTGCGGCGCTGAGAACCGATTTGTACAATTTTCCCGGTTTCTTTTACTGCATTTAATGCCGCACGGGCATCCTGCATAGTCTCAGCCATGGGCTTTTCGCAGTAAACATCACAACCTGCTCGTACGGCCTCCACAAGATGCAGCGCATGCTGAAAATCGGCGGTACTGATCAAAACCGCATCGAGATGTTTTTCTTTCTCGTAGAGTTCTTCGTTGTTTCGGTAGGTCTTGATTTTATTTCCGGTCTTTTCGGAAAGGAAGGCTTCTCCTTCATCTCTGCGGCGATTCCACAGGTCAGAAACAGCCACAAATTCAAAGTTTAGCTCCTTGTTGTGCTTGAGGAAAGCCGGGATGAGTGAGCCTCGTACCCGGTTGGAAAAACCTACAACACCCACCTGGACACGGTCATTGGCACCCAGAATACGCCCATAACTTCGGGCTGTAAGTGCCAGCCCTGCCGTAGCCAGGGCCGAATTTTTGAGGAAAGTTCTGCGGTTAGTCATAGTAGCAATTGTTAATGGTCAATGGTTAATTGTTAATTGTTAATTGTTGGTCAGACGCTGATGCCATACTCTCTCAGTGCATCATTGAGGGATACTTTCTTGTCTGTAGCGGGTTTGCGCTTGCCGATAATCAAAGCGCAGGAAACCTGATAGGTACCTGCCGGGAAATCTTTGGGAATTGATCCGGGGATCACCACAGATCTTTCGGGAATATAGCCTTTGTATTCTACGGGTTCTGGCCCCGAAACGTCAACGATACGTGAGGACGCTGTGAGTACTACATTGGCACCCAACACCGCTTCTCTCCCTACCCGTACTCCTTCTACTACAATACACCTGCTCCCAATAAATGCATCATCTTCGATGATGACGGGCGCAGCCTGCACTGGCTCCAATACTCCGCCAATGCCTACGCCTCCGCTCAGGTGTACGTTTTTCCCGATCTGGGCACAGGATCCTACCGTCGCCCACGTATCCACCATCGTGCCGCTGTCCACAAATGCACCGATATTGACGTATGAGGGCATCAAAATCACGCCGGAAGCTATAAATGAACCATATCGCGCCGTAGCCGGAGGTACCACCCGCACGCCCTGGGACTTATAGTCTTTTTTCAGGGCCATCTTGTCATGGTATTCGAAAGGTGGTACTTCTATTACCTCCATCTGGCGAATAGGAAAGTATAAAATCACGGCTTTTTTTACCCAATCGTTGACCTGCCAGCCGTCAGCGCCGGGTTCTGCACAACGAAGTTGTCCCTTGTCCAGCAATTCGACGACACTGGCAATGGCAGATTGTGTTTCCGGTGTATGTAAGAGGGAACGATCTTCCCAGGCTGCTTCAATTATTTTTTGTAATTCTTTCATAAAAATCGGTTTGGACGGTTAATTTAATAAAGGATTGGAAAGGATTACAGAATCCTAGCATAAAATGGTAAATCCGGGGCAGAGAAAGGAGTTTTTATAATCCTTTGTAATAATTCGCATAAAGAATTTGCTTTTTCATTTCAACCCTTTACATTAGTCCCGGTTTCTGGAAAACTTGACAACTGTTTAACCTCTTGAATAAATTCATTGTAAGGCACGAACTCTGGAGCGGCATCCTGACAAATCTGATAATGTTTCAGATTTGTTTGGTTCTTCTGGGTTTAGGGGCAAGCGGAATTGATTCTTGCAGAAATTATTCTCCTCAACTCCACATAAGTAATGGGCATCCATTGCGCGTCGTGTTTTCTTTAGGAATAGAAACCACAGAGATCTCCGCAGAGCAAAAATATTTGGCTGGCGACCCGCAATCTGGAAATAATCCTTTTCTCAACTCTTCTGCAGCTGCTCTCCGCAAGTTCGCGTTTTTCACAGAGCTTATCTTAAATCGGAACTC
Proteins encoded in this region:
- a CDS encoding Gfo/Idh/MocA family oxidoreductase — protein: MTNRRTFLKNSALATAGLALTARSYGRILGANDRVQVGVVGFSNRVRGSLIPAFLKHNKELNFEFVAVSDLWNRRRDEGEAFLSEKTGNKIKTYRNNEELYEKEKHLDAVLISTADFQHALHLVEAVRAGCDVYCEKPMAETMQDARAALNAVKETGKIVQIGSQRRSGRNYWAAYDYIKSGKFGDITMVEMTWNVNQPGRWRLPDLTSSIRKEDTDWDRYQMNRPKAEWDPRKYCEFRLFWPYSSGIPGQWMSHQIDTVHWFSGYNHPRSVAANGGIYMWRDGRSNFDTMTAVFDYGPLDDMSKGFQVVYSSRMHNSAGGTKEIYYSNGGELNLDTNEVTPNGGLSERYAKAMGMKANMLEKFSLSEAAKAETGADTGVDDMTSMHMRNWMECVRSRKTPNAPVEAGFNHSTANIMTTAALRTGKRVTFDEKTQEVMAGDQIFIY
- a CDS encoding 2,3,4,5-tetrahydropyridine-2,6-dicarboxylate N-succinyltransferase, producing the protein MKELQKIIEAAWEDRSLLHTPETQSAIASVVELLDKGQLRCAEPGADGWQVNDWVKKAVILYFPIRQMEVIEVPPFEYHDKMALKKDYKSQGVRVVPPATARYGSFIASGVILMPSYVNIGAFVDSGTMVDTWATVGSCAQIGKNVHLSGGVGIGGVLEPVQAAPVIIEDDAFIGSRCIVVEGVRVGREAVLGANVVLTASSRIVDVSGPEPVEYKGYIPERSVVIPGSIPKDFPAGTYQVSCALIIGKRKPATDKKVSLNDALREYGISV